The following coding sequences lie in one Paramisgurnus dabryanus chromosome 16, PD_genome_1.1, whole genome shotgun sequence genomic window:
- the hopx gene encoding homeodomain-only protein, with protein sequence MTMSAHGNMTYGMDLSEDQIKVLEENFTKVSKHPDDTTLMLIAAECGLSESETAKWFRMRNAQWRKSEGLPAELGSVKD encoded by the exons ATGACCATGAGCGCGCACGGAAACATGACGTACGGGATGGATTTATCGGAGGATCAGATCAAGGTTTTGGAGGAGAACTTCACAAAAGTCAGCAAACATCCGGACGACACCACACTGATGCTGATCGCGGCCGAGTGTGGACTAAGCGAGTCGGAGACGGCG AAATGGTTCAGGATGAGAAACGCTCAGTGGAGGAAATCAGAAGGTCTTCCAGCAGAACTGGGATCAGTGAAGGATTAA
- the LOC135752347 gene encoding sperm microtubule associated protein 2-like produces the protein MRSNTEFELKSSELDRISFLAQPKQSEMVWFTRPWMLTWGNQESIRPLSHSALRAIPSHRIKALAQHKKDFSCHQTERGKEEEGRMMKKMLHPSHTLQYEHIIRLATPKPRGRISQEVGSPHSELCEYKCPIWHVKPCVRNISKRLLQLALPKSNHPNFTSDRQSIQTFISCSAKTAKMTPRLEQLSLPKLRENRHFYDLGEPESPIRPVSREARNAIASARVRSLSSPKPLSKDYIHPKEPAWRT, from the exons ATGCGATCTAATACAG agTTTGAATTGAAGTCTTCTGAATTGGACAG GATTTCATTTCTAGCTCAACCCAAGCAGTCCGAGATGGTTTGGTTCACAAGGCCGTG gaTGCTGACATGGGGAAATCAGGAGTCAATACGGCCTCTGTCCCATTCTGCACTGCGAGCCATTCCAAGCCACAGAATAAAAGCTCTGGCCCAGCACAAAAAAGATTTCTCCTGCCATCAGACTGAGCGTGG GAAAGAGGAAGAGGGGAGAATGATGAAGAAGATGCTACATCCATCTCACACATTACAGTATGAGCACATCATCCGTCTGGCCACTCCCAAACCCAGAGGTCGAATCTCGCAGGAAGTGGG TTCTCCACATTCAGAGCTGTGCGAGTATAAATGTCCCATCTGGCACGTGAAACCCTGCGTGAGGAACATCTCAAAACGACTTCTTCAGCTGGCCCTCCCTAAATCCAACCACCCCAACTTCACCAGCGATAGACAG AGCATACAGACATTCATTTCATGTTCTGCTAAAACAGCCAAGATGACCCCACGACTGGAGCAGCTCTCACTGCCCAAATTGAGAGAAAACAGACACTTCTACGACCTTGGAGAACCAGAAAGCCCTATCCGACCG GTTTCCAGAGAAGCCCGAAACGCAATAGCAAGCGCTCGTGTTCGAAGTCTGTCTTCTCCCAAACCCCTCTCTAAAGACTACATCCATCCAAAAGAACCAGCTTGGAGAACCTGA